One Pseudomonas sp. FP1742 genomic window carries:
- the ftsA gene encoding cell division protein FtsA, with translation MANVQSGKMIVGLDIGTSKVVALVGEVSDDGTLEIVGIGTHPSRGLKKGVVVNIESTVQSIQRAIEEAQLMAGCRIHSAFVGVAGNHIRSLNSHGIVAIRDREVSSADLERVLDAAQAVAIPADQRVLHTLPQDYVIDNQEGVREPLGMSGVRLEAKVHVVTCAVNAAQNIEKCVRRCGLEIDDIILEQLASAYSVLTDDEKELGVCLVDIGGGTTDIAIFTEGAIRHTAVIPIAGDQVTNDIAMALRTPTQYAEEIKIRYACALAKLAGAGETIKVPSVGDRPPRELSRQALAEVVEPRYDELFTLIQAELRRSGYEDLIPAGIVLTGGTSKMEGAVELAEEIFHMPVRLGVPHGVKGLDDVVRNPIYSTGVGLLMYGLQKQSDGISFSGIGSRDSYSNDEPKAALLDRIKSWVQGNF, from the coding sequence ATGGCAAACGTGCAAAGCGGCAAAATGATCGTCGGTCTCGATATCGGTACCTCCAAGGTGGTGGCGCTGGTAGGCGAGGTCTCGGACGACGGCACGCTCGAAATCGTCGGGATCGGTACTCATCCGTCCCGCGGCCTGAAAAAAGGCGTAGTGGTGAACATCGAGTCCACCGTCCAGTCGATCCAGCGCGCTATCGAAGAAGCGCAGCTGATGGCCGGTTGCCGAATCCACTCGGCGTTTGTCGGCGTGGCCGGCAATCACATTCGCAGCCTGAATTCCCACGGCATCGTGGCGATTCGTGATCGCGAAGTCAGCTCCGCCGACCTGGAACGCGTCCTCGACGCCGCCCAGGCTGTGGCAATCCCGGCTGACCAGCGTGTGCTGCACACCCTGCCGCAGGATTATGTGATCGATAACCAGGAAGGCGTTCGCGAGCCGCTGGGCATGTCGGGCGTACGTCTGGAAGCCAAGGTTCACGTGGTCACCTGCGCCGTCAACGCCGCACAGAACATTGAAAAATGCGTGCGTCGCTGCGGCCTGGAAATCGACGACATCATTCTCGAGCAACTGGCTTCGGCGTATTCGGTGCTGACCGACGACGAGAAAGAACTGGGCGTGTGCCTGGTGGATATCGGCGGCGGCACCACCGACATCGCGATCTTCACCGAAGGCGCGATCCGTCACACCGCGGTGATCCCGATTGCCGGTGATCAGGTGACCAACGACATCGCGATGGCGTTGCGCACCCCGACCCAGTACGCCGAAGAAATCAAGATTCGCTATGCCTGCGCCCTGGCCAAACTGGCCGGTGCCGGCGAAACCATCAAGGTGCCGAGTGTCGGCGACCGTCCACCGCGCGAATTGTCCCGTCAGGCCCTGGCCGAAGTGGTCGAGCCGCGTTACGACGAGCTGTTCACCCTGATCCAGGCCGAACTGCGTCGCAGCGGCTACGAAGACCTGATCCCGGCCGGCATCGTGCTGACCGGCGGTACGTCGAAAATGGAAGGCGCGGTCGAACTGGCCGAAGAGATTTTCCACATGCCGGTTCGCCTGGGCGTGCCCCATGGCGTCAAGGGCCTGGACGACGTCGTCCGCAACCCGATCTATTCCACCGGCGTTGGCCTGTTGATGTACGGCCTGCAGAAGCAGTCCGACGGGATTTCGTTCTCGGGCATCGGCAGCCGCGACAGCTACAGCAATGACGAACCGAAAGCCGCTCTGCTCGATCGCATCAAGAGCTGGGTACAAGGCAATTTCTAA
- a CDS encoding cell division protein FtsQ/DivIB — protein MQGAQLRHQPSAPGRKPVPRGASRMVAKEPMSARLPKANFGFLKSLFWPVLLVALGFGTYEGAQRLLPYADRPITKIAVQGDLSYISQQAVQQRIAPYVAASFFTIDLASMRTELEQMPWIAHAEVRRVWPDQVVIRLEEQLPVARWGDESLLNNQGQAFTPRELANYEHLPQLFGPQRAQQQVMQQYQVLSQMLRPLGFSIARLELRERGSWFLTTGAGSAGPGIELLLGRGNLVEKMRRFIAIYDKTLKEQITNIARIDLRYANGLAVGWREPVAPTTAQPAVAKN, from the coding sequence ATGCAAGGCGCACAGCTGAGACATCAGCCCTCCGCACCCGGCCGCAAGCCGGTGCCGCGGGGTGCCAGCCGAATGGTGGCCAAAGAGCCGATGTCCGCGCGCCTGCCGAAAGCCAACTTTGGTTTTCTCAAAAGCCTGTTCTGGCCCGTGCTGTTGGTCGCATTGGGGTTCGGCACTTATGAAGGCGCACAGCGATTGCTGCCGTACGCCGACCGGCCGATCACCAAGATCGCCGTACAGGGCGACTTGAGTTACATCAGTCAGCAAGCGGTGCAGCAGCGGATCGCCCCCTATGTGGCGGCGAGCTTCTTCACCATCGACCTGGCGAGCATGCGCACGGAGCTTGAACAGATGCCATGGATTGCCCACGCCGAAGTGCGTCGGGTATGGCCGGATCAGGTAGTGATTCGCCTGGAAGAACAACTGCCGGTGGCCCGTTGGGGCGATGAGTCGCTGTTGAACAACCAGGGGCAGGCGTTCACCCCGCGCGAGCTGGCGAACTACGAACACTTGCCACAGCTGTTCGGCCCACAGCGGGCCCAGCAGCAAGTGATGCAGCAATACCAGGTGCTGAGCCAGATGCTCAGGCCATTGGGTTTCTCGATTGCACGCCTGGAGTTGCGTGAACGAGGCAGCTGGTTCCTGACCACCGGCGCCGGAAGCGCGGGCCCGGGAATCGAACTGCTGCTGGGACGCGGCAACCTGGTGGAAAAGATGCGCCGCTTCATTGCCATCTATGACAAGACGCTCAAAGAGCAGATTACGAACATTGCGCGCATCGATCTGCGCTACGCCAACGGCCTCGCCGTTGGCTGGCGGGAACCTGTAGCGCCCACGACAGCCCAACCCGCTGTCGCGAAGAATTAA
- a CDS encoding D-alanine--D-alanine ligase yields MTAAYANLVSTVAPKDFGRVAVLFGGKSAEREVSLKSGNAVLEALQSAGVDAFGIDVGDDLLQRLLSEKIDRAFIILHGRGGEDGSMQGLLECAGIPYTGSGILASALAMDKLRTKQVWHSLGIPTPRHAVLSSEADCISAAAELGFPLIVKPAHEGSSIGMAKVTSTSELIEAWKAASTYDSQVLVEQWIHGPEFTIATLRDQVLPPIALGTTHSFYDYDAKYIANDTQYRIPCGLDSDKEKELMDLTAKACEALGIAGWGRADVMQDADGQFWFLEVNTAPGMTDHSLVPMAARAAGLDFQQLVLAILAASMTSNEEPRG; encoded by the coding sequence ATGACTGCTGCTTACGCCAACCTCGTCTCCACTGTCGCACCGAAAGATTTCGGGCGCGTCGCCGTGCTGTTCGGCGGCAAGAGTGCCGAGCGTGAAGTGTCCCTGAAGTCGGGTAACGCGGTGCTCGAAGCGCTGCAAAGCGCCGGTGTGGACGCATTCGGTATCGATGTGGGTGATGACCTGCTGCAGCGTCTGCTGAGCGAGAAAATCGACCGCGCCTTCATCATCCTCCACGGTCGTGGCGGTGAAGACGGCAGCATGCAGGGCCTGCTCGAATGCGCAGGCATTCCGTATACCGGCAGCGGCATTCTGGCTTCGGCCCTGGCCATGGACAAACTGCGCACCAAGCAGGTCTGGCACAGCCTCGGCATTCCGACGCCTCGTCATGCCGTGCTGAGCTCGGAGGCCGATTGTATTTCGGCGGCCGCGGAACTGGGCTTCCCGTTGATCGTCAAACCGGCCCATGAAGGTTCCAGTATCGGGATGGCCAAAGTGACTTCCACGTCTGAATTGATCGAGGCGTGGAAAGCGGCCAGTACCTACGATTCGCAAGTGTTGGTCGAACAATGGATTCACGGTCCGGAGTTCACCATCGCCACCCTGCGTGACCAGGTGTTGCCACCAATTGCCTTGGGCACGACGCACAGTTTCTACGACTACGACGCCAAGTACATCGCCAACGATACCCAGTACCGCATTCCGTGCGGCCTGGACAGCGACAAAGAAAAGGAACTCATGGACCTCACGGCCAAAGCTTGTGAGGCGTTGGGTATCGCCGGTTGGGGCAGGGCAGACGTGATGCAGGACGCCGACGGGCAGTTCTGGTTCCTGGAAGTCAATACCGCACCGGGCATGACCGATCACAGCCTGGTGCCGATGGCGGCCCGTGCCGCCGGCCTGGATTTCCAGCAACTGGTTCTGGCGATTCTGGCCGCCAGTATGACCAGCAACGAAGAGCCGCGAGGGTAA
- the murC gene encoding UDP-N-acetylmuramate--L-alanine ligase: protein MVENQKAMPQPEMRRIRKIHFVGIGGVGMCGIAEVLLNLGYEVSGSDLKASPVTERLESFGAHIFIGHRAENAAAADVLVVSSAVNTSNPEVATALERRIPVVPRAEMLAELMRYRHGIAVAGTHGKTTTTSLIASVFAAGGLDPTFVIGGRLNAAGTNAQLGTSRYLIAEADESDASFLHLQPLVAVVTNIDADHMATYDGDFNKLKKTFVEFLHNLPFYGLAVVCLDDPVVREILPLVKRPTVTYGFGDDADVRAINVRQQGMQTFFTVLRPDREPLDVSVNMPGNHNVLNALATICIATDEGVSDEAIVQGLSGFQGVGRRFQVYGELPVEGGNVMLVDDYGHHPTEVAAVIKAVRGGWPERRLVMVYQPHRYSRTRDLYDDFVNVLADANVLLLMEVYPAGEEPIPGADSRKLCNSIRQRGQLDPIYIERGVDLAPIVKPLLRAGDILLCQGAGDIGGLAPKLLNSPLFAGAVAAPVEGKLK from the coding sequence ATGGTTGAGAATCAGAAAGCCATGCCGCAACCGGAAATGCGCCGCATCCGTAAGATCCACTTCGTCGGCATCGGCGGCGTGGGCATGTGCGGCATTGCTGAAGTTTTATTGAACCTGGGCTATGAAGTGTCCGGTTCCGACCTGAAAGCTTCGCCGGTGACCGAGCGCCTGGAATCTTTTGGTGCGCATATTTTCATCGGCCATCGTGCCGAGAACGCCGCAGCCGCCGACGTGCTGGTGGTGTCGAGCGCCGTCAACACTTCCAACCCGGAAGTCGCCACCGCCCTGGAACGCCGGATTCCAGTGGTGCCGCGTGCCGAGATGCTGGCCGAGCTGATGCGCTACCGCCACGGCATTGCCGTCGCCGGTACCCACGGCAAAACCACCACTACCAGCCTGATCGCTTCGGTGTTCGCCGCCGGTGGCCTGGACCCGACGTTCGTCATCGGTGGCCGTCTGAATGCCGCGGGTACCAATGCCCAGCTCGGCACCAGCCGCTACCTGATCGCCGAAGCCGACGAAAGCGATGCCAGCTTCCTGCACTTGCAGCCGCTGGTGGCCGTGGTCACCAACATCGACGCCGATCACATGGCGACCTACGACGGTGACTTCAACAAACTGAAGAAAACCTTCGTCGAGTTCCTGCACAACCTGCCGTTCTACGGGCTGGCGGTGGTGTGCCTGGACGATCCGGTGGTGCGTGAAATCCTCCCGCTGGTGAAACGTCCGACGGTCACTTACGGCTTCGGTGACGACGCCGATGTGCGCGCCATCAATGTGCGTCAGCAAGGCATGCAGACCTTCTTCACCGTGCTGCGCCCTGACCGCGAGCCGCTGGATGTCTCGGTGAACATGCCGGGCAACCACAACGTGCTGAACGCGCTGGCGACCATTTGCATTGCCACTGACGAAGGCGTCAGCGATGAAGCCATCGTCCAGGGCCTGTCCGGGTTCCAGGGGGTCGGTCGACGCTTCCAGGTGTACGGCGAACTGCCGGTCGAAGGCGGCAACGTGATGCTGGTGGACGACTACGGCCACCACCCGACCGAAGTCGCGGCCGTGATCAAAGCCGTGCGCGGTGGCTGGCCGGAGCGCCGTCTGGTGATGGTCTACCAGCCGCACCGCTACAGCCGCACCCGCGACCTGTACGACGATTTCGTCAATGTGCTGGCCGACGCCAATGTGTTGCTGCTGATGGAAGTCTACCCGGCCGGCGAAGAGCCGATTCCGGGCGCCGATAGCCGCAAGCTGTGCAACAGCATCCGCCAGCGCGGTCAGCTCGACCCGATCTACATCGAGCGCGGTGTCGACCTCGCGCCGATCGTCAAGCCGCTGCTGCGTGCCGGCGACATTCTGCTGTGTCAGGGCGCCGGTGATATCGGCGGTCTCGCACCCAAACTGTTGAACAGTCCGTTGTTTGCCGGGGCCGTTGCCGCACCGGTAGAGGGGAAGTTGAAATGA
- the murG gene encoding undecaprenyldiphospho-muramoylpentapeptide beta-N-acetylglucosaminyltransferase — protein MGANVLIMAGGTGGHVFPALSCAREFQARGYTVHWLGTPRGIENDLVPAAGIELHRIHASGLRGKGKLSLLKAPIMLLKSVWQARAIIRQLRPVCVVGFGGFVTGPGGVAARLAGVPVIVHEQNAVAGTANRLLVPLAARVCEAFPDTFTLSDSRRTTGNPVRTELFLETPRPALAGRKARLLILGGSLGAEPLNKLLPEALSQVAPDLRPDVFHQAGKNHDEVTAERYRAAGVEAQVQPFIKDMAQAYGWADLVVCRAGALTISELAAAGLPSMLVPLPHAIDDHQTRNADYLAREGAAFLMPQRTTGAADLAARLTEVLMQPQRLNDMATAARRLAKPDATRNVVDTCLEVAHG, from the coding sequence ATGGGCGCTAACGTACTGATCATGGCTGGCGGCACCGGGGGCCATGTGTTCCCGGCACTGTCCTGTGCGCGTGAGTTCCAGGCCCGTGGCTACACCGTGCACTGGCTCGGCACGCCCCGGGGGATCGAAAACGATCTGGTGCCGGCGGCCGGTATTGAATTGCATCGGATCCACGCCAGCGGTTTGCGCGGCAAGGGCAAGTTGTCCCTGCTCAAGGCGCCGATCATGTTGCTCAAGTCGGTCTGGCAGGCACGGGCGATCATTCGTCAGCTGCGGCCGGTCTGCGTGGTCGGCTTTGGTGGTTTTGTGACCGGCCCCGGCGGTGTTGCCGCCAGACTGGCCGGCGTGCCGGTCATCGTTCATGAGCAGAACGCCGTGGCCGGTACCGCCAATCGGTTGTTGGTGCCGTTGGCCGCCCGAGTCTGTGAAGCGTTCCCCGACACCTTTACCCTGTCGGACAGCCGTCGCACCACCGGTAACCCGGTGCGCACCGAGCTGTTCCTCGAAACACCGCGACCTGCCCTGGCTGGTCGCAAGGCGCGTTTGCTGATCCTGGGCGGAAGCCTGGGCGCAGAGCCGTTGAACAAGTTGCTGCCTGAAGCCCTGTCGCAAGTCGCCCCCGACCTGCGCCCGGACGTGTTTCATCAGGCCGGCAAAAACCACGATGAAGTGACTGCAGAGCGCTATCGCGCAGCTGGCGTCGAGGCGCAAGTGCAGCCTTTCATCAAAGACATGGCCCAAGCCTATGGCTGGGCCGACCTGGTGGTGTGCCGTGCAGGTGCGTTGACCATCAGCGAACTGGCGGCCGCCGGTCTGCCCTCGATGCTGGTGCCTTTGCCCCACGCGATCGACGATCACCAGACCCGCAACGCCGATTATTTGGCCCGTGAAGGCGCAGCCTTCCTGATGCCGCAAAGAACGACTGGCGCAGCGGACCTTGCCGCTCGCCTGACAGAGGTCTTGATGCAACCGCAACGACTCAACGACATGGCCACCGCGGCACGCCGCCTGGCCAAACCCGATGCCACCCGTAACGTGGTCGATACCTGCCTGGAGGTGGCCCATGGTTGA
- the ftsW gene encoding putative lipid II flippase FtsW yields the protein MSLRNIIKPYPSPIITGRGIDLDFPMLAGCMALLGLGLVMIASASTEVAAVQSGSALYYMIRHLIYIVLGLGACVVTMMIPIATWQRLGWLMLLGAFGLLVMVIVPGIGREVNGSMRWIGFSFFNVQPSEIAKVFVVIYLAGYLVRRQKEVRESWMGFFKPFIVLLPMAGLLLMEPDFGATVVMMGAAAAMLFLGGVGLFRFSLMVVLAVAAVVLLIQMQPYRMARLTNFADPWADQFGAGYQLSQALIAFGRGEWLGVGLGNSVQKQFYLPEAHTDFVFSVLAEELGAVGSLCTVALFVFVCIRGMYIGLWAEKAKQFFAAYVAYGLSFLWIGQFLINIGVNVGLLPTKGLTLPFLSYGGSSLVICCACLGLLLRIEWESRTHLGSEEMEFHESDFAEEPNHGR from the coding sequence ATGAGCCTGAGAAACATCATCAAGCCATATCCGTCGCCGATCATCACCGGGCGCGGTATCGACCTCGACTTCCCGATGCTCGCCGGCTGCATGGCGCTGCTCGGCCTGGGGCTGGTCATGATCGCATCGGCATCGACCGAAGTGGCGGCGGTGCAGTCGGGCAGCGCCCTGTATTACATGATTCGCCACCTTATCTACATCGTGCTGGGCCTTGGTGCCTGCGTCGTCACCATGATGATTCCGATCGCCACCTGGCAACGCCTGGGCTGGCTGATGCTGCTGGGTGCATTCGGTTTGCTGGTGATGGTGATCGTTCCGGGGATCGGCCGTGAAGTGAACGGTTCGATGCGCTGGATCGGCTTCAGTTTCTTCAACGTTCAGCCTTCCGAAATCGCCAAGGTGTTCGTGGTGATCTACCTCGCCGGTTATCTGGTGCGTCGCCAGAAAGAAGTGCGTGAAAGCTGGATGGGCTTCTTCAAGCCGTTCATTGTGCTGCTGCCGATGGCGGGCCTGTTGCTGATGGAGCCGGACTTCGGGGCCACCGTCGTGATGATGGGGGCAGCGGCGGCGATGCTGTTCCTCGGTGGGGTCGGGCTGTTCCGTTTTTCCCTGATGGTTGTCCTGGCTGTCGCGGCGGTGGTGTTGCTGATTCAGATGCAGCCGTATCGGATGGCACGTCTGACCAACTTTGCCGATCCGTGGGCCGACCAGTTCGGTGCCGGCTACCAGTTGTCCCAGGCATTGATCGCGTTCGGTCGCGGCGAATGGCTGGGCGTCGGCCTGGGCAACAGCGTGCAGAAACAGTTCTACCTGCCGGAGGCCCACACCGACTTCGTGTTTTCGGTGCTGGCTGAAGAGCTGGGGGCCGTGGGTTCCTTGTGCACGGTGGCGCTGTTCGTCTTCGTCTGTATTCGTGGCATGTACATCGGCTTGTGGGCCGAGAAAGCGAAACAGTTTTTTGCCGCCTACGTTGCTTACGGCTTGTCGTTCCTGTGGATCGGCCAGTTCCTGATCAACATCGGCGTGAACGTCGGCCTGCTGCCGACCAAAGGTCTGACCCTGCCATTCCTCAGTTATGGCGGCAGTTCGTTGGTGATCTGCTGTGCCTGTCTTGGCTTGTTGCTGCGCATCGAGTGGGAGAGTCGAACCCATTTGGGCAGCGAAGAAATGGAATTCCATGAGAGCGACTTCGCCGAGGAGCCGAACCATGGGCGCTAA
- the murD gene encoding UDP-N-acetylmuramoyl-L-alanine--D-glutamate ligase has protein sequence MSLIASDHFRIVVGLGKSGMSLVRFLANRGVSFAVADTRENPPELATLKRDYPHVEVRCGELDVEFLCRADELYVSPGLALATPALQAAAARGVKMSGDIELFARNAKAPIIAITGSNAKSTVTTLVGEMAAAAGKRVAVGGNLGTPALDLLSDDVELYVMELSSFQLETTDQLNAEVATVLNVSEDHMDRYSGLPAYHLAKHRIFRGARQFVVNRQDALSRPLMGEGQPCWTFGLNKPDFKAFGIREEDGEKYLAFEFQNLMPVRELKVRGAHNQSNALAALALGHAVGLPFDAMLSALRNFAGLEHRCQWVRDLGGVGYYNDSKATNVGAALAAIEGLGADIDGKLVLIAGGDGKGAEFKDLRDPVAANCRAVILMGRDADKIGEAIGDAVPLIRAGSLIEAVAQCRAIAEKGDAVLLSPACASFDMFKNYEDRGHQFVRAVEDLA, from the coding sequence GTGTCTCTGATCGCTTCTGACCACTTCCGCATCGTTGTCGGCCTCGGCAAGAGCGGCATGTCCCTGGTTCGCTTCCTGGCGAATCGGGGCGTGTCGTTTGCTGTCGCCGATACGCGGGAAAATCCACCGGAACTGGCCACGCTCAAGCGTGACTATCCGCACGTGGAAGTGCGTTGTGGCGAGCTGGACGTCGAATTCCTGTGCCGCGCCGACGAGCTCTACGTGAGCCCCGGCCTGGCGCTGGCGACCCCGGCCCTGCAGGCTGCCGCCGCCCGTGGCGTGAAAATGTCCGGCGACATCGAGCTGTTTGCGCGTAACGCGAAAGCGCCGATTATCGCCATCACCGGTTCCAACGCCAAAAGCACCGTCACCACCCTGGTCGGCGAGATGGCGGCTGCGGCCGGCAAGCGTGTTGCCGTCGGGGGCAACCTCGGCACGCCGGCGCTGGATTTGCTCAGCGACGACGTCGAGCTGTACGTGATGGAGCTGTCGAGCTTCCAGCTCGAAACCACCGATCAGCTCAACGCTGAAGTGGCGACCGTGCTCAACGTCAGCGAAGACCACATGGACCGCTACAGCGGTCTGCCGGCCTATCACCTGGCCAAGCACCGGATCTTCCGGGGCGCCAGGCAGTTTGTGGTCAACCGTCAGGACGCCTTGAGCCGTCCGCTGATGGGCGAAGGTCAGCCATGCTGGACCTTCGGTTTGAACAAGCCCGACTTCAAGGCGTTTGGTATCCGGGAAGAGGACGGCGAGAAATACCTGGCCTTCGAATTCCAGAACCTGATGCCGGTACGCGAGCTGAAAGTTCGTGGCGCGCATAACCAGTCCAACGCCCTGGCGGCATTGGCGCTCGGCCACGCTGTCGGCCTGCCGTTCGACGCCATGCTTTCGGCCCTGCGCAATTTCGCCGGGCTCGAGCATCGCTGCCAGTGGGTGCGCGACCTGGGCGGCGTAGGCTATTACAACGATTCCAAGGCCACCAACGTCGGTGCCGCTCTGGCGGCCATCGAAGGCCTGGGCGCGGACATCGACGGCAAGCTGGTGCTGATCGCCGGTGGCGATGGCAAGGGCGCCGAATTCAAGGATTTGCGTGATCCGGTGGCGGCCAACTGCCGCGCCGTCATTTTGATGGGCCGTGACGCCGACAAGATCGGTGAGGCCATTGGCGATGCCGTACCGCTGATTCGCGCGGGTTCGCTGATCGAAGCGGTCGCGCAATGCCGCGCCATCGCAGAAAAGGGCGACGCGGTGTTGTTGTCGCCGGCCTGCGCCAGTTTCGACATGTTCAAGAACTATGAAGACCGTGGTCACCAGTTCGTCCGCGCCGTGGAGGATCTGGCATGA
- the mraY gene encoding phospho-N-acetylmuramoyl-pentapeptide-transferase, whose translation MLLLLAEYLQQFYKGFAVFQYLTLRGILGVLTALVLSLCYGPWMIRTLQNRQIGQSVRNDGPQSHLSKSGTPTMGGALILSSIGVSTLLWADLTNRYVWVVLLVTLLFGAIGWVDDYRKVIEKNSRGLPSRWKYFWQSVFGLGAAIFLYMTAATPVETTLILPMLKDYSIPLGAGFIVLTYFVIVGSSNAVNLTDGLDGLAIMPTVMVGGGLGIFCYLSGNVKFAEYLLIPYVPGAGELIVFCGALIGAGLGFLWFNTYPAQVFMGDVGALALGAALGTIAVIVRQEIVLFIMGGVFVMETLSVVIQVASFKLTGRRVFRMAPIHHHFELKGWPEPRVIVRFWIITVILVLIGLATLKLR comes from the coding sequence ATGCTGCTGCTGCTAGCGGAGTATCTGCAACAGTTCTACAAAGGCTTCGCGGTCTTTCAGTACCTGACCCTGCGCGGGATCCTCGGTGTGCTGACCGCGCTGGTCTTGTCGCTGTGCTATGGCCCGTGGATGATCCGTACTCTGCAGAACCGTCAGATCGGTCAATCCGTTCGCAACGACGGCCCGCAATCGCACCTGTCGAAGTCGGGTACCCCGACCATGGGCGGCGCGCTGATTCTTTCCTCCATTGGCGTCAGCACATTGCTTTGGGCTGACCTGACCAACCGTTACGTTTGGGTCGTGTTGCTGGTGACCCTGCTGTTCGGCGCCATCGGCTGGGTCGACGACTACCGCAAGGTCATCGAGAAAAACTCCCGCGGCCTTCCGAGCCGCTGGAAGTATTTCTGGCAGTCGGTATTCGGCCTGGGCGCAGCGATCTTCCTTTATATGACTGCCGCGACGCCGGTGGAAACCACCCTGATCCTGCCGATGCTCAAGGACTACAGCATTCCGCTGGGCGCCGGCTTCATCGTCCTGACCTATTTCGTGATTGTCGGCTCGAGCAACGCGGTCAACCTGACCGACGGCCTCGACGGTCTGGCGATCATGCCCACTGTGATGGTCGGCGGTGGCCTGGGGATCTTCTGCTACCTGTCGGGTAACGTGAAGTTCGCCGAATACCTGCTGATTCCTTACGTACCGGGCGCGGGTGAGCTGATCGTGTTCTGCGGCGCCTTGATTGGTGCGGGCCTGGGTTTCCTCTGGTTCAACACCTACCCGGCGCAGGTCTTCATGGGCGACGTCGGCGCGTTGGCGCTGGGTGCGGCCTTGGGCACCATCGCGGTGATCGTCCGTCAGGAAATCGTTCTGTTCATCATGGGCGGTGTGTTCGTGATGGAGACCCTGTCAGTCGTCATTCAGGTTGCTTCCTTTAAGCTGACCGGTCGCCGTGTGTTCCGCATGGCACCGATTCATCACCACTTTGAACTCAAGGGCTGGCCCGAGCCACGCGTGATCGTCCGTTTCTGGATCATCACCGTGATTCTCGTGTTGATCGGCCTTGCCACCCTGAAGCTGAGGTAG